A stretch of the Pseudomonas helvetica genome encodes the following:
- the cra gene encoding catabolite repressor/activator → MKLSDIAQLAGVSVTTASYVINGKAEQQRISNATVERVRAVVEQHGFTPNPQAAGLRSRHTRTLGFILPDLENPSYARIAKLLEQGARARGYQLLIASSDDAPDSERQLLKLFRARRCDALIVASCLPAGDDSYRQLQAKGLPIIAIDRVMEPEHFCSVISDDREASLNLTRSLLQPQPKQIALIGARPELSISQERAAGFKQALIDFKGEVLIEHGEAFSRDCGRQLMEELLQRLGHLPDALVTTSYVLLQGVFDALHDFPLKTRPLRLGTFGDTQLLDFLPLPVNAMAQQHQLIADKALQLALAAIEEAHYQPGVQAIARTFKQRIRQD, encoded by the coding sequence TTGAAACTCAGTGATATCGCCCAGTTGGCCGGTGTGTCTGTCACCACCGCCAGCTATGTCATCAATGGCAAGGCCGAACAGCAGCGCATCAGCAACGCCACCGTCGAGCGCGTGCGCGCGGTGGTCGAGCAACATGGCTTTACGCCTAATCCTCAAGCGGCCGGGTTGCGCAGTCGGCACACCCGCACCCTGGGTTTCATTCTGCCGGACCTGGAAAACCCCAGTTACGCGCGGATCGCCAAGCTCCTCGAACAGGGTGCCCGGGCGCGTGGCTATCAGTTGCTGATTGCCAGCTCCGACGATGCACCGGACAGCGAGCGCCAGTTGCTCAAGCTGTTTCGCGCACGGCGTTGCGATGCATTGATTGTCGCCAGCTGCCTGCCGGCCGGCGATGACAGCTATCGCCAGTTGCAGGCCAAGGGCTTGCCGATCATTGCGATTGACCGGGTCATGGAGCCTGAGCATTTCTGCTCGGTGATCAGCGATGATCGCGAAGCCAGCCTGAACCTCACCCGCAGCCTGTTGCAACCGCAGCCCAAGCAGATTGCGCTGATCGGTGCGCGACCCGAGCTGAGCATCAGCCAGGAACGTGCCGCCGGCTTCAAACAGGCTCTGATCGACTTCAAGGGCGAAGTCCTGATCGAACACGGCGAGGCGTTCAGCCGCGACTGCGGTCGACAACTGATGGAAGAATTACTGCAACGCCTCGGCCATTTGCCGGATGCGTTGGTGACGACGTCCTACGTGCTGCTTCAAGGCGTGTTCGATGCCTTGCATGACTTCCCGTTGAAAACCCGCCCGTTGCGCCTCGGCACGTTTGGTGACACGCAGTTGCTGGACTTCCTGCCGCTGCCGGTCAACGCCATGGCCCAACAGCATCAATTGATCGCCGATAAAGCCCTGCAGCTGGCGCTTGCGGCGATTGAAGAGGCCCATTACCAACCCGGCGTGCAAGCCATCGCGCGGACCTTCAAACAGCGTATTCGCCAGGACTGA
- a CDS encoding TatD family hydrolase → MELIDSHTHLDFPDFDPDRQALLAQCRALGVKRMVVLGVYQRNWQRVWDLVQSDPDLHAAFGLHPAYLDEHRPADLTELADWLTRLAGHRQLCAVGEIGLDYFLQDLDRERQQTLFEAQLQLAADFQLPALLHVRRSHAAVIATLKRFRLKRAGIIHAFAGSQEEAREYLKLGFKLGLGGAATWPQALRMHKVIAGLPLESVVLETDSPDMAPAMYPGQRNSPAHLPAICAALAQIMAISPEQLAAASTANACELFNW, encoded by the coding sequence GTGGAGCTGATCGACAGCCACACTCATCTGGACTTCCCGGACTTCGACCCGGACCGTCAGGCGCTGCTGGCTCAATGCCGCGCCTTGGGTGTGAAGCGGATGGTGGTGCTGGGGGTTTATCAACGCAATTGGCAGCGGGTCTGGGACCTGGTGCAAAGCGATCCGGACCTGCATGCCGCGTTTGGCCTGCATCCGGCCTACCTCGATGAGCATCGTCCCGCTGACCTGACCGAGTTGGCGGACTGGCTGACGCGTCTGGCCGGCCATCGGCAACTGTGCGCCGTGGGCGAAATTGGCCTCGATTACTTTCTTCAGGACCTGGACCGCGAACGCCAGCAAACGCTGTTTGAAGCACAGCTGCAACTGGCGGCAGACTTCCAGTTGCCGGCGCTGCTGCATGTGCGGCGCAGCCATGCGGCGGTGATTGCGACCTTGAAACGCTTCAGGCTCAAACGCGCCGGCATCATCCACGCCTTTGCCGGCAGCCAGGAAGAGGCCCGCGAATACCTCAAGCTCGGTTTCAAACTGGGATTGGGCGGTGCGGCAACCTGGCCACAAGCCTTGCGCATGCACAAAGTAATCGCCGGTTTGCCGCTGGAATCGGTGGTGCTGGAAACCGATTCACCGGACATGGCGCCCGCCATGTACCCCGGACAACGCAACAGCCCTGCTCACCTGCCGGCGATTTGCGCGGCACTGGCGCAGATCATGGCCATCAGCCCCGAGCAACTGGCCGCTGCCAGCACCGCCAACGCCTGCGAGCTGTTCAACTGGTAA
- a CDS encoding methyl-accepting chemotaxis protein has protein sequence MKSLLYPAVALMNRLSFGMKFSLISVLFFFPMLVTNFYLVRDSYREFQGTQVELQSLDLLGSGLTLRRDLETLNNLVQINATLGQSGKAGDTESKISALEQSVLARLQSLTATTNDPEQVSVFDGKRDEMIAAFKAQQTETSVQSKSALIGKLLGNAQIFSQIIASQAGLSRDNQSDLRQLSELITNVTPRVTQTLGEGRAMGAYSLGQGFLNSASSTRFDELLAQIDKLQAEYALKLQDALAAGKAAREVLEPSANASKATLKQASELFEEQVVVADTLDKPWQGFYDQVTGLMDKTYQLNDATLKFLGVQLQQRLEQNRTHMVLQAVALSVVFVLIFYLYGGFYASTRTTLKRLGGVMDKVAAGDMTITFTAHSRDELGELGNVFNGTVAKIHDLIELVGKTVNEVERQASQVETVSARSNQAVAGQRTQIEQVATAMNQMSATAQEVARSAAAAVSSAHSVNDETISGRGLVESQQGSIAQLASEIDSSVLVINQLASDSQSISRVLEVIKSIAEQTNLLALNAAIEAARAGEQGRGFAVVADEVRTLAKRTQQSTEEIEQMITRLHAGVGAAVKAMSVSHQMASGTVGQSEKVQQALENILGAVGMIVDQNQQIAAAVEQQTAVAHDIDQNIVEINRAGERTAEGAHQTEHASRALSAQVVQLKHLISAFRV, from the coding sequence GTGAAGAGTTTGCTCTATCCCGCCGTTGCGCTGATGAATCGCCTGAGCTTCGGCATGAAATTCAGTCTGATCAGCGTGCTGTTTTTCTTCCCCATGCTGGTGACCAACTTCTATCTGGTTCGGGATTCGTATCGCGAGTTCCAGGGCACCCAGGTCGAGTTGCAAAGCCTCGACCTGCTGGGCAGTGGCCTGACGCTGCGGCGAGATCTGGAAACCCTGAACAACCTGGTACAGATCAACGCGACCCTCGGCCAGTCTGGCAAGGCGGGCGATACCGAATCGAAAATCAGCGCCCTTGAGCAGAGCGTGCTAGCACGCCTGCAAAGTCTGACCGCGACGACCAATGATCCTGAGCAGGTCAGTGTTTTTGATGGCAAGCGCGATGAAATGATTGCAGCGTTCAAGGCTCAACAAACGGAGACGTCTGTGCAAAGCAAAAGTGCGCTGATTGGCAAACTGCTCGGCAACGCACAGATTTTCAGTCAGATCATCGCCAGCCAGGCCGGCCTGAGTCGTGACAACCAGAGTGATCTGCGCCAATTGAGTGAGCTGATCACCAACGTTACCCCGCGTGTGACGCAAACCCTCGGCGAGGGCCGGGCGATGGGGGCCTACTCGCTGGGGCAGGGGTTTCTCAACTCTGCTTCGAGCACCCGGTTCGATGAACTGCTGGCGCAGATCGACAAGCTTCAGGCCGAATACGCCTTGAAGTTGCAGGACGCACTGGCGGCCGGCAAAGCGGCGCGTGAGGTGCTGGAGCCCTCGGCCAATGCCAGTAAAGCCACGCTCAAACAGGCCAGCGAGCTGTTTGAAGAGCAAGTGGTGGTGGCCGATACCCTCGATAAACCCTGGCAGGGTTTTTACGATCAGGTTACCGGGCTGATGGACAAGACCTATCAACTGAACGATGCGACGCTTAAGTTTCTCGGCGTTCAATTGCAGCAACGCCTGGAACAGAACCGCACGCACATGGTGCTGCAGGCGGTGGCACTGTCGGTGGTGTTCGTGCTGATTTTTTACCTCTATGGCGGCTTCTATGCCTCCACCCGCACCACCCTCAAGCGTCTCGGCGGAGTCATGGACAAGGTGGCGGCCGGTGACATGACCATCACGTTTACCGCCCACAGCCGTGATGAGTTGGGTGAGTTGGGCAACGTCTTCAATGGCACCGTGGCGAAGATCCATGACCTGATCGAGTTGGTCGGCAAGACCGTCAACGAAGTGGAGCGTCAGGCGAGTCAGGTGGAAACGGTATCGGCCAGGAGCAATCAGGCGGTGGCCGGTCAGCGTACGCAGATCGAGCAAGTTGCTACGGCGATGAACCAGATGTCGGCCACCGCTCAGGAAGTGGCGCGCAGTGCGGCGGCTGCCGTCAGCAGCGCCCACAGCGTCAACGATGAAACCATTAGCGGTCGCGGCTTGGTCGAGTCGCAACAAGGCAGCATTGCGCAACTGGCCAGCGAGATCGACTCGTCAGTGCTGGTGATCAATCAACTGGCCAGCGACAGTCAGTCCATCAGTCGCGTGCTGGAAGTGATCAAGAGCATCGCCGAGCAGACCAACCTGCTGGCGCTCAACGCGGCCATCGAGGCCGCCCGTGCGGGTGAGCAGGGACGTGGCTTTGCGGTGGTGGCCGATGAGGTCCGCACCCTGGCCAAACGGACCCAGCAATCGACCGAAGAAATCGAGCAGATGATTACCAGGCTGCACGCTGGCGTTGGCGCCGCCGTGAAGGCCATGAGTGTCAGTCACCAGATGGCCAGCGGCACGGTCGGTCAGTCGGAAAAGGTCCAGCAAGCCCTGGAAAACATCCTCGGCGCGGTGGGTATGATCGTCGATCAGAACCAGCAAATTGCCGCGGCAGTCGAGCAGCAAACCGCGGTGGCCCACGATATCGACCAGAACATTGTCGAGATCAACCGGGCCGGCGAGCGCACCGCCGAAGGTGCGCACCAGACCGAGCATGCCAGCCGTGCACTTTCGGCCCAAGTGGTGCAGTTGAAGCACTTGATCAGCGCGTTCAGGGTTTGA
- the ampE gene encoding regulatory signaling modulator protein AmpE produces MSFLVLLLAVWIEKFSALRHQVQRDSGWLRELAKYEASPKLANRPWLVLALLVLFPVALLGFLLLVLEPVAYGLLALPVHLLVVIYSLGRGDLLGGLGPFRDAWRREDLQAAALVAKRDLDICADSGEQLLQKVQAHLLWQAYQSFFAVIFWYFLLGPVAALSYRLLALAAEHGKNPAVVERAAQLRHAFDWLPVRLLAASFALVGNFVAVSRVMLHELLNWNISAAQLIENVGVVAGEIPAPVAGPEGVQNLDQIWELLLRAAVVWYAGFAIWTVLP; encoded by the coding sequence ATGAGTTTTCTGGTGTTACTGCTGGCGGTCTGGATCGAGAAGTTCTCGGCCTTGCGTCATCAAGTTCAGCGCGACAGTGGATGGCTGCGGGAGCTGGCCAAATATGAAGCCAGCCCAAAGCTTGCGAATCGGCCCTGGCTGGTGCTGGCATTGCTGGTGCTGTTCCCTGTGGCGTTACTCGGCTTTTTGTTGCTGGTACTGGAGCCGGTGGCCTATGGCTTGCTGGCCCTGCCGGTGCACTTGCTGGTGGTGATTTACAGCCTGGGCCGTGGTGATTTGCTCGGCGGCCTGGGACCGTTTCGTGATGCCTGGCGCCGGGAAGATCTGCAAGCGGCGGCACTGGTCGCCAAACGTGACCTGGATATTTGCGCCGACAGCGGCGAGCAATTGCTGCAGAAGGTTCAAGCTCATTTGCTGTGGCAGGCTTATCAGAGTTTTTTTGCGGTGATTTTCTGGTACTTCCTGCTCGGTCCGGTGGCGGCCCTGAGTTATCGCTTGCTGGCCCTGGCGGCCGAGCACGGCAAGAACCCGGCGGTGGTCGAGCGCGCCGCACAATTGCGACATGCCTTTGACTGGCTGCCGGTGCGCTTGCTGGCAGCGAGTTTTGCTTTGGTCGGTAACTTCGTCGCGGTCAGCCGGGTGATGCTCCATGAATTGTTGAACTGGAATATCAGCGCCGCGCAGTTGATCGAGAACGTCGGCGTGGTAGCGGGTGAGATTCCGGCACCAGTGGCGGGGCCTGAAGGGGTTCAAAACCTGGATCAGATCTGGGAACTGCTGCTGCGAGCGGCGGTGGTCTGGTATGCCGGGTTTGCCATTTGGACCGTGCTGCCCTGA
- the ampD gene encoding 1,6-anhydro-N-acetylmuramyl-L-alanine amidase AmpD, with the protein MQLDPASGWFEGVRHCPSPNFNARPTGEISLLVIHNISLPPAQFATGKVQEFFQNRLDITEHPYFEGIADLRVSAHFLIERDGAITQFVSCLDRAWHAGVSRFEGREGCNDFSLGIELEGTDDLPFTEAQYHALIALTRQLQSTFTAITHSRIQGHSDIAPGRKTDPGPAFDWARYRGALEKGEAQ; encoded by the coding sequence ATGCAGTTGGACCCCGCGAGCGGTTGGTTTGAAGGCGTGCGCCATTGCCCGTCACCCAACTTCAATGCGCGCCCCACGGGCGAAATCTCCTTGCTGGTAATCCACAATATCAGCCTGCCTCCGGCGCAGTTCGCGACGGGCAAGGTGCAGGAATTTTTTCAGAACCGCCTGGATATCACCGAGCACCCCTACTTTGAAGGGATTGCCGACTTGCGCGTGTCTGCGCATTTTCTGATCGAGCGTGACGGCGCGATCACCCAGTTTGTCTCTTGTCTTGATCGGGCGTGGCACGCAGGCGTGTCCCGGTTCGAGGGGCGTGAAGGGTGTAACGATTTCTCCCTTGGCATCGAGCTTGAAGGCACTGACGATCTGCCGTTCACCGAGGCTCAATATCACGCGCTGATTGCCCTGACCCGCCAATTGCAGTCTACGTTTACAGCCATCACCCATTCACGTATCCAGGGGCATAGCGATATCGCCCCCGGACGCAAGACTGATCCGGGACCGGCGTTCGACTGGGCACGCTATCGCGGGGCTCTGGAAAAAGGGGAAGCACAATGA
- a CDS encoding DUF1631 family protein — MHNDGNVVPLHKAATGQANPSPLARLPVILLQVRDKAAQQLRLGLQEMFDNADDTLFEMADRAQTNVEQNIFFEAMRDLRLKRKNIERGFHELFFEAFAGLIQYDPTHAALPLAMNPDPSIELPDDQPERQAALEAMVAKALNRDGFALGQLTARLSSLLGKPLDDSRNPMGPAMLCEYFLQAGRNLGVEIKVKLIILKLFERYVLSDADQLYAQANQLLIATGVLPELKTAPARRVTGRAAASVHAESSESGVRSNSTHDDKSVQEVFATLQALLYPVRDNVAPTLEASAQSQPISTRDLLRLLSHLQQYVPAPGAQDDFDLRNQLEQLLTRVSVKSGNSRVVGVADEDVINLIAMLLEFILAAPQLRQVIAT; from the coding sequence ATGCACAACGACGGGAATGTAGTGCCTTTGCACAAGGCCGCTACCGGTCAGGCGAATCCATCGCCGCTCGCCCGCCTGCCGGTGATTCTGCTTCAGGTTCGCGACAAGGCTGCGCAACAACTCAGGCTTGGTTTGCAGGAGATGTTTGATAATGCCGACGACACCTTGTTCGAAATGGCTGACCGGGCACAGACCAATGTCGAGCAGAACATCTTCTTTGAAGCCATGCGCGATTTGCGCCTCAAGCGCAAAAACATCGAGCGCGGCTTTCACGAGCTTTTCTTCGAGGCCTTTGCCGGCCTCATCCAGTACGACCCGACTCACGCCGCCTTGCCGTTGGCGATGAATCCAGACCCTTCGATCGAACTCCCCGATGACCAGCCTGAGCGGCAAGCGGCGCTTGAAGCCATGGTCGCCAAGGCGCTCAACCGGGACGGCTTTGCCCTTGGACAGCTGACCGCGCGCCTGAGCTCTCTGCTGGGCAAGCCCCTGGATGATTCGCGCAATCCCATGGGGCCGGCGATGCTCTGCGAGTATTTTTTGCAGGCCGGACGCAATCTGGGGGTGGAGATCAAGGTCAAGCTGATCATCCTCAAATTGTTCGAACGCTATGTGCTCAGCGATGCCGATCAGCTCTATGCGCAAGCCAACCAATTGCTGATCGCCACTGGCGTTCTGCCTGAACTCAAGACCGCCCCCGCACGTCGTGTCACGGGCCGGGCGGCGGCCAGTGTTCATGCGGAGTCCAGCGAGTCGGGCGTCAGATCCAACAGCACGCACGACGATAAAAGCGTGCAAGAAGTCTTCGCCACCTTGCAGGCGTTGCTGTACCCCGTGCGCGACAATGTTGCGCCGACCCTCGAAGCCAGCGCCCAGAGCCAGCCCATCTCGACCCGCGATCTGCTGCGCCTGCTCTCGCACTTGCAGCAATACGTGCCGGCCCCTGGCGCCCAGGATGATTTTGACCTGCGCAATCAGCTTGAACAGTTGCTGACCCGGGTCAGCGTCAAAAGTGGCAACTCTCGGGTGGTCGGGGTAGCGGACGAGGATGTGATCAATCTGATCGCGATGCTCCTCGAATTCATTCTCGCCGCCCCTCAATTGCGGCAAGTGATCGCAACCTGA
- the nadC gene encoding carboxylating nicotinate-nucleotide diphosphorylase: protein MPNLRLADLTAEIEANVRRALLEDIGSGDITAQLIPAERLAKATIITRDAAVISGTAWVDAVFRQLDPRVAVHWQVRDGERVNPNQALFHLEGPARSLLTGERSALNFLQLLSGVATRAQYLADFVADTQVKLLDTRKTLPGLRLAQKYAVTCGSCHNHRIGLYDAFLIKENHIAACGGIPQAIAAAHKIAPGKPVEIEVESLEELKEALAAGADIIMLDELSLEDMREAVRLNAGKAKLEASGGVNESTLRPIAETGVDYISIGAMTKDVKAVDLSMRLSL, encoded by the coding sequence ATGCCGAATCTACGCCTCGCCGATTTGACCGCCGAAATCGAAGCCAACGTGCGCCGTGCGTTGCTTGAAGACATCGGCAGCGGCGACATCACCGCACAATTGATCCCGGCCGAACGCCTGGCCAAAGCCACGATCATTACCCGTGATGCGGCCGTCATCAGCGGCACCGCTTGGGTCGACGCGGTGTTCCGGCAACTGGACCCGCGCGTTGCGGTGCACTGGCAAGTGCGCGACGGTGAGCGCGTGAACCCCAATCAGGCGTTGTTTCACCTCGAAGGCCCCGCCCGCTCGCTGCTGACCGGCGAGCGTAGTGCGCTGAATTTTCTGCAACTGCTTTCCGGTGTCGCCACTCGTGCGCAATACCTGGCCGACTTCGTTGCCGATACTCAGGTGAAACTGCTGGATACCCGCAAAACCCTGCCTGGGTTGCGATTGGCGCAAAAGTACGCCGTGACCTGCGGCAGCTGTCACAACCACCGCATCGGCCTGTACGACGCTTTTCTGATCAAGGAAAACCATATCGCTGCCTGCGGCGGCATCCCTCAAGCCATCGCCGCCGCGCACAAGATCGCGCCGGGCAAACCGGTGGAGATTGAAGTGGAAAGCCTGGAGGAGCTCAAGGAGGCCCTGGCGGCGGGGGCCGATATCATCATGCTCGATGAGCTGAGCCTGGAGGACATGCGTGAAGCCGTGCGGCTGAATGCCGGCAAGGCGAAACTCGAGGCCAGCGGTGGCGTCAACGAAAGCACCTTGCGACCGATCGCCGAGACGGGCGTGGATTACATCTCGATTGGGGCGATGACCAAGGATGTGAAGGCCGTAGACCTGTCGATGCGCTTGAGTCTCTGA
- a CDS encoding DUF6388 family protein — protein sequence MTVNEMTQEQRHEEALKKYMLDAPELMEEIKNLSADDQKDQIQWAFEDEAEAQGLQPWELTLKYTSTPEEYEATRLALHKEAAEVLGVEWEEYCEMNNLVV from the coding sequence ATGACCGTGAACGAAATGACTCAAGAGCAAAGACACGAAGAGGCCCTCAAGAAGTACATGCTTGATGCGCCAGAATTGATGGAAGAGATCAAGAACCTGAGCGCCGACGATCAGAAAGATCAGATTCAGTGGGCGTTCGAGGACGAGGCAGAAGCACAGGGCTTGCAGCCTTGGGAGCTGACGCTCAAGTACACCTCAACGCCGGAAGAATACGAAGCGACGCGCCTTGCGTTGCACAAGGAAGCAGCCGAAGTGCTGGGCGTCGAGTGGGAAGAATACTGCGAGATGAACAATCTGGTGGTTTGA